The region CGGAGCGGCTGTTCAAACGTCGTACATCGGTGAGGGCAAATGGCCCGGCCGGCACCACGGTGGAGTGGATCAACGCGCCGTTCTGACGGATCTCCACCTGGGCCGGGCTGTTGGCGATACCGGTGATGGTCGCGCCCTGGTTCTGGTCTTGCAGCGCGGTTTCGGTCAGCACTTGGGCGCCGGTGATCTGCGTACCGGCCAGTACCGGGTTGTAGAGGCTGATTTGCCCTGCCTGCAACACCGCCTGTTGCTCGGCAAACGTGCGCTGGGCGTAGGCGTCCAGGTGGGTGGTGCGCGAACTGCTGTCCTGCCAGGTCTTCACCTGCCGACTGCGCACGATCCAGTCGCCGGCGTTAAAGCCGACCTCGGTGTTGGCCGAACCGAAGCGGCTGCTGTTGTCGCCAAACTCGTTGTAGAGGCCGGTCAGGTCGTAATTGAGCAGGAAGGCGTTGCCGCCGGTCTGGTAGCCAGAGATGTCCTGCTGGGCGGGGCGCAGTGCATCGGTCGGCACCACCAGGGCCAGGCCCAGGCCTGCAGGGTCTTGCTCGATCACGGTTTGCGGGTAGCGTTCGATAAAACGCTGGCAGGTGGGGGCGCCATCGTCATCGGGCACGGTGAGGTTGCCCGCATCCAGCAGGGCACGGTTGAAGCAAAGGCCGCCCTGGCGGTCGAACTCCACATCCACTCGCCCACGGCGCTGGCCGTTGATACTCAGGTTGACGGCATGCCGTCCTGCTGCAAAACGCGGGGCTTGCAGCAACAGGTTGGCCAGCTCCGGGTCGATGCCGCGCCGGGACAGCGTCTGGGGGTCGAAGGAACCGGCGATCAGCATCTCATCCGCCAGCACCGCCTCGCACGGCAGTGCGCCACCCAGGGTCAGCGCCAGCCCCGTCAGTAGTTTGCGTGCGCGGTGGGGTGAAACGCCAGGCGCGGCGCTGCCGTCGCGATCAGTCATTGCTGTGCTCACAAGGTCGTACTCAAGTGTGGTGGCTTTGGCAAGCCACTCTTTTTTATAGGGTGATCGGTGCTTCGTAAGGCGCCACGGCAAAGCCATACACGGTGGCCGGTTGCAGCTGCACGCGGTTAGCGTCGGTGCCCGTGCCGGTAACCGTCACGTTCAGGGTTTCACCCGGCAGCACATAGGTGCGCGGCAACAAGGCCGAACCGCTGCCGGGCAGCAGCCGCAGTTCCTGGGCCATGCGAACCACATAAGGGGTCGGGTTGTGCACGCTCAATTGGTGGCTGTTCAGGCGCCACTCCAATCCGGTCCAGGGTGTGCGGTTGGGCGCCAGGCCCTTGGGGTGCAGGATCACTGGCAGGTTCTGGCGCACCGTCACGCCCACCTGTGCGTGCCCGGCCTGGGCCGTCGAGCGGCCTTGGGGCATGCCTTCGAATATCGCCCGTTTCAAGCGTTGGGTGGTCAACGGCTCGGGCGATTGCAGGATGAAGCGGATGAGCTGGCTCTTGCCCGGTTCGACCCTGGCCAAAGGCGGGGTGACAAACAGCAGCGTCGCCGTGTCTTCGGGAATGTCTTCCAGCGTTACGTGCAGCAGGGCCAGCTTGTCGTCGGTGTTGGTCACGGTAACCGAGGCTTCGCCATCGGCCTCGTTGACGATGACCACCGAGGTGTCGGGCACCATGCCGTCGGCGAGTACCCACTCAGGGGCGCTGATCGCCAGCGCCAGCGCAGCGAAGTACAAACCTGCAAGGCGAGCGAAGGTGAAGGCTCGGGTGAAAAAGGGCAGGGCAGTCATGGTCACAAATACCTCAGGTCAAGCACGATGGAACCGTCCAGCGGCACTTCCTGACCGAGGGTCAAATAGGCGGCGGCATTGATGGACGTATTGATTTGCAGGGTGGCGTTCACCAGCCGATGGGGCTCCGGCACCAGCGTGCCTGGGCGGGCGAACCCCATATAGTTGTTCGGGAAGGCATTGGACTCGGGGAACCAGGTCTCGCCTTTGTTGCTGGAGGCCAGTACGAGTACGCGCTCGCCGTCACCCATGGCCTCGCGAAAGGCCAGGGCAATAGTGCCCAGCCGTTCGGTGGGCGCATGTATATTGGTGCCCAGGCCGTAATAAAATCCCGGCCCCAGGGAGGAGTCGGCGCGATTGTCCACGCCGACCAACACGAACAGCACGGCTTCGTTGCAGCTCACATTCAGGTCCAGTTCTTGAGTGGGCAGGACGCTGAACTCGTACTGGTTGAGGCTGCGCGCCGGCACCCTGCCGTGGTCGACGACACCGTCGGACGACAAGGTCGTGTTGCAGGCACTGGGGGTAATCAGGCCGCTGACGTTCAGCTCGGTGCTGGACGATGCCAATACCAGCGAGCTGGCGCCGAGCAGGTAAAACAGGGCAAGAAGGCGTGAAGAGAAGTGCTTCATGGGGGAGGTTCACCGGTTGCCTGGTTCAGTGTTGAGTACTTGACAAGGGCAGGCGTGAAGGCCTGCCGTTGTGCGATCTGGAGGCCGTTACAAGTAGCGCACGGTGAGGGTCACCGAGCCGTCGATGGCGACTTCGTTGGTGAGGGTCAGGTCGCTGGTTTTGGCGATGGTGGGCGCGATGTATAAGTCTGCGGTCCATAGCTGGACCGGGATCGGCGCATTGACGCCGGCTGCGCCTGGCGCATGGATGTAACTGCTCGTCAGGCTGATGCCGCCGTTGCTCCAAGTGACGCCATCGTCGTAAGAAACGACGGTAATGGCCGGTGCACCATCGGCGACTGGACTCAACAGTTTTAAACTCATATAGCCGAGTTTTTCCGTGTCGTTGATCAGGCCCAGACCGAACTCCAGGTAGTCGTTGTTCAAATCGGACCCTTCGCGGTTGTCCTTTGCCTCCAAAGCCACCAGGGTAGCGGCGTCACAGGTGACGGTGAATTGCAGCGTTTGGGCGGCCAGATCGGTCGACCTGTCAACGTTGAGGTCCTGGGCTGAAATCTTGCCGTAGTCCACGGCCCCGCCGTTGGACAGCGCCGGGGTGCAGGCACTTGGGGTAATCAGGCCCTTGACTGTCAGGTCGACACTGGATGCGGCCAATGCGTTGGCACTGCCGAGCAGCAGCAGGGCGGTGATTGCGGATTTGAATGCGGTGTTCATGGTGTGGGTTCCTGAGTAGGGAGACGAGAAAAAGGGCTTACCAATACTTGAGTTGCATCACGGCCAGGCCGTCGATGGGCACCTCGTCGAGCAAGGTCAGGTCGGAGGTGGGCACGATCGTGGTGAACGCCCGCAGCCGAGCGCTCAGGGTTTGCAGGGCCATCGGTGCGTAGGGGCCGCTTGTGGGGGCGAATGAGCTCAAGGCGGTGTGGCCCAGGTACGAAGAGGGGTACCAGCTCGCGCCGCCGTCGCGCGACAAAATGGCCTGCACCGGCACGCTGTCGGCCACCGGGTCGAACAGCCCGAACGCCACATTGCCGAGTTTCTGGTCATCGTTGACCATGCCCAGTCCTTGGTGCGCGGGGTTGAGCGCTGCGCTGCCGGCGCGGCTGTCCACGGTGGTCAGGGTAAAAAATGTCGGCCCTTCGCACTGCACCTGCAGGCTCATTTCCGCGACTGGCAGGCTGGTGGGCGTGTCCGCGTTCAGGTCCCTGGCCGTCAGCTTGCCGTGGTCGACGACGCCGCCGTCGGACAAGGTCGGCGTGCAGGACGCGGGGGTGATGATCCCGCTGACGCTCAAGTCCGTATTACTGGCGGCCAATACCGGGCCGGCGCCGATAATCAGCAGTGTCGCGGCGAGAGTAGAGAGGGGTCGAACCATAGCTTCACATCCTGTGGGTTAGAGGGGGTTTACCCGTCGTTCAAGTACGCGCCGGCCTGTTGAGTCACGCCGTGGTGGCACCCGCTTAAGGTGTCGACGCAGGCAAGGCGGCTTTCATATGTTTCAGGACTGCTCGCGGGCGGCGAACCGTCCCTGGCAATAGTGGGCGGTAATCTAGCGACGGGCTGGCGCCGGTGACATGCAACTATTACGACAATGGTGTCGGGGAGGGAAAAAGGACTGATTTATGTCAGATAAATGAACAGACAAATGTAGGTAAACAGTCAGTTTCGTAGTTGTTGTATCGCCAAGCACACATTTGAAGAGATAGGTTCTCTTTGCGATGGCGGTCATTTGTGCGTCAGAAGGGCGCTGCAAAAGTGCTCTGCCTTTGATTGTCGCGTCAGCGCTCCTCACCCCGTCCCATGCGATGTTCCTGGACCACGGGCGCTGCACCACCGACAACCACAACGAGGTGAGCGAGAGTGCTTTCGAGCGATGTCTCTTCGCAGCACGTTCCTTTGCATTTGTGCCCCCCGGATCACTGGAAACACATGGCGGTACTGGTGGCGGAAGATCACCCGGCCTATCGGGCGCTGTTGGGCTGGTTTCTGGAAAAGCTCGGGCTGGGCCACGAGGTGGTCGGGGATGGCTGTGAAGGTTTGGCCGCCATCACGCGCACACGCTTTGACCTGGTGATTACCGACTGCCATATGCCGCTCATGGACGGCTATGCCCTGGCCCGCGCGATACGCCTTCATGAGCAGGCGAACGGCCACCGACGGGTTCCG is a window of Pseudomonas antarctica DNA encoding:
- a CDS encoding DUF1120 domain-containing protein; its protein translation is MKHFSSRLLALFYLLGASSLVLASSSTELNVSGLITPSACNTTLSSDGVVDHGRVPARSLNQYEFSVLPTQELDLNVSCNEAVLFVLVGVDNRADSSLGPGFYYGLGTNIHAPTERLGTIALAFREAMGDGERVLVLASSNKGETWFPESNAFPNNYMGFARPGTLVPEPHRLVNATLQINTSINAAAYLTLGQEVPLDGSIVLDLRYL
- a CDS encoding DUF1120 domain-containing protein, coding for MNTAFKSAITALLLLGSANALAASSVDLTVKGLITPSACTPALSNGGAVDYGKISAQDLNVDRSTDLAAQTLQFTVTCDAATLVALEAKDNREGSDLNNDYLEFGLGLINDTEKLGYMSLKLLSPVADGAPAITVVSYDDGVTWSNGGISLTSSYIHAPGAAGVNAPIPVQLWTADLYIAPTIAKTSDLTLTNEVAIDGSVTLTVRYL
- a CDS encoding DUF1120 domain-containing protein, coding for MVRPLSTLAATLLIIGAGPVLAASNTDLSVSGIITPASCTPTLSDGGVVDHGKLTARDLNADTPTSLPVAEMSLQVQCEGPTFFTLTTVDSRAGSAALNPAHQGLGMVNDDQKLGNVAFGLFDPVADSVPVQAILSRDGGASWYPSSYLGHTALSSFAPTSGPYAPMALQTLSARLRAFTTIVPTSDLTLLDEVPIDGLAVMQLKYW
- a CDS encoding fimbria/pilus chaperone family protein, which codes for MTALPFFTRAFTFARLAGLYFAALALAISAPEWVLADGMVPDTSVVIVNEADGEASVTVTNTDDKLALLHVTLEDIPEDTATLLFVTPPLARVEPGKSQLIRFILQSPEPLTTQRLKRAIFEGMPQGRSTAQAGHAQVGVTVRQNLPVILHPKGLAPNRTPWTGLEWRLNSHQLSVHNPTPYVVRMAQELRLLPGSGSALLPRTYVLPGETLNVTVTGTGTDANRVQLQPATVYGFAVAPYEAPITL